One Halobacterium wangiae genomic window, CGACCTCGACGTCGCCCGCGTCCGAGACGTGCAGCGTCGTCACGTCGAACCCGTGCTGGCTCAGCACGGCGTCGATGTAGTCCGCGACCTTCGCGGTCTGTCCCTCGCCCGTGCCGTACGTGATGAGTATGGCGGTCATCGAGTGGTCCCGGCGGGGAGTACGCCGTGGACGCGGATAAGTTAGCAGCCGGCGGGGGGTCGGCGCTGTCCGGTGAGGCGCTCTGGATGCCGGCGTGGCGGTCGCGTCACAGCGTCTCGCCGAGCAGGCGCGCCAGTCCCCGGCGCAGTCGTTCGAGGAACGCGGACTTCGAGACGCCCAGCGCCGCGGCCACTTCGCTCGCGTCGGCGTCCCGCGGGACCGCGAAGTACCCCATCTCGAAGGCGGTGCGCAGAGCGTCGGCCTGCGCGGGCGTCACCCCCCAGCGGGTTGCGATGGGGCTGTCGCTCCGGTCGCCGATAGGGTAGGTTCGTTCGAGCGTGACGCCGACGGTGTCGCCGGCGGTGTCGAGGACGCCGCGGAGCACCTCTTGGCCGACGACGGCGCCCGTGAATCGGGCCTCGCCGCCGCGGTAGTGGAGGCTGTCCGCGAGGAACCCCGCGCTGACGAGTTCGTGGAGGACACAGGGCTGTTTGGAGAGACAGCGGTACGTGTAGCGGCCGTCGTCGCGCGCGACGTGGAGGTAGCGCACGCGGTCGTCGGCGTCGAGGGCGGCCGCGAGGCCGTCGCCGTTCGTCGAGGAGAACTGGAGGAGCGCGTAGCCGTCGGTGCGCAACTGTGGGGGGCGGGCGTCGACACTCGCACCGGTCGCACGTGTCGCGTCTGCGAGCGGGCAGTCGTCGCCCTCGACGCCGAACTCGACGAACAGACACTCCTCGATCACGGGAACACGTTCGCCCCCGTAGTATTTCAACCCCGCGTATAGACGGGTGAACAGCTACCCCTGCGTGACCCTCACTATCGTACATGGACATCGAGACGGTCAAAGAGCGTGCCGGCCCCCGGGAGTTCAGCCCGGCCGACGACCTGCCGTTGGAGTACCGGAAGGCCGCGACGCGCATGATACAGTTCCACGCCAACAGCGAGGTGATGGGTGGCTACCTCGACAAGGCGTTCACCCGGATGGCGCCCTCGCTCGACCGCAAACTCGCCTGCACCGCGAAGTGCCAGGACGAGATCGGGCACGCCCAGTTGCTCTACCGCGCCGCTGAGACCCTCGGCGTGAAGTCCCGGGAGCAGATGCTCACGGAACTCGAGGAGGGCGACGGGAAGTTCCTCAACTGCTTCCACTACCCCGTCGACTCGTGGTACGAGGCGCCGATGATCGACTTCTTCGTCGACGGCGGCGCGATGCGACGG contains:
- a CDS encoding helix-turn-helix domain-containing protein, which encodes MIEECLFVEFGVEGDDCPLADATRATGASVDARPPQLRTDGYALLQFSSTNGDGLAAALDADDRVRYLHVARDDGRYTYRCLSKQPCVLHELVSAGFLADSLHYRGGEARFTGAVVGQEVLRGVLDTAGDTVGVTLERTYPIGDRSDSPIATRWGVTPAQADALRTAFEMGYFAVPRDADASEVAAALGVSKSAFLERLRRGLARLLGETL